Proteins from a genomic interval of Caulobacter sp. SL161:
- the erpA gene encoding iron-sulfur cluster insertion protein ErpA codes for MTQLDLTLSENAARRIKAIAETEGRPLMLRVAVDGGGCSGFQYRFDLVDTVDDDDLKVQRDGATALVDVVSLALLKGSEIDFVDELAGAEFRVRNPNAKSSCGCGVSFSI; via the coding sequence ATGACCCAACTCGACTTAACGCTTTCCGAAAACGCCGCGCGCCGGATCAAGGCCATCGCCGAGACCGAGGGCCGTCCGCTGATGCTCCGTGTCGCGGTGGACGGTGGCGGTTGCTCGGGCTTTCAATACCGCTTCGACCTGGTCGACACCGTCGACGACGACGACCTGAAGGTCCAGCGCGACGGCGCGACGGCCCTGGTGGACGTGGTGTCGCTGGCCCTGTTGAAGGGCTCGGAGATCGACTTCGTCGACGAACTGGCCGGCGCCGAGTTTCGGGTTCGCAACCCCAACGCCAAGTCCAGCTGTGGCTGCGGGGTCAGCTTCTCGATCTGA
- the xth gene encoding exodeoxyribonuclease III yields the protein MRIATWNVNSINARLEGVLAWFESEAPDVAVLQEIKCVDEKFPTEAFERLGYNVAVHGQKTYNGVALLSKHPIEDVRRGLPFLSDDEVDEQARYIEAVIAAPTPFRVVGIYLPNGNPIGTEKFAYKLSWMRRLHAHAQGLLAFEEPLVIAGDYNVIPEAEDVANPQAWLGDALFQPESRAAFRALKNLGFADAYMQADGAPGGYTFWDYQAGAWQRNLGIRIDHLLLSPQAADRLTGLVIHRDERDKEKPSDHVPVVGHFRD from the coding sequence ATGCGTATCGCCACCTGGAACGTCAATTCTATCAACGCTCGCCTGGAAGGCGTGTTGGCGTGGTTCGAGTCAGAAGCCCCCGATGTGGCCGTGCTGCAGGAGATCAAGTGCGTCGACGAGAAGTTCCCGACCGAAGCCTTTGAACGGCTTGGTTATAACGTCGCGGTTCACGGCCAGAAAACCTACAACGGCGTGGCGCTACTCTCGAAGCATCCGATCGAGGATGTCCGCAGGGGCCTGCCCTTCCTATCTGACGACGAGGTCGACGAGCAGGCGCGCTATATCGAGGCGGTGATCGCCGCGCCGACGCCGTTCCGGGTGGTGGGCATCTATCTGCCGAACGGCAATCCGATCGGGACCGAGAAGTTCGCCTACAAGCTCTCCTGGATGCGCCGGCTGCACGCCCACGCCCAAGGCCTGCTGGCGTTCGAGGAGCCGCTGGTGATCGCCGGCGACTACAATGTCATTCCCGAGGCCGAAGACGTCGCCAACCCGCAAGCCTGGCTGGGCGACGCCCTGTTTCAGCCGGAGAGCCGCGCGGCCTTCCGCGCCTTGAAGAACCTGGGCTTCGCCGACGCTTACATGCAGGCCGACGGCGCGCCGGGTGGCTATACCTTCTGGGACTATCAGGCCGGCGCCTGGCAGCGGAACCTGGGCATCCGCATCGACCACTTGCTTCTGTCGCCGCAGGCGGCCGACCGTTTGACGGGCCTGGTCATCCACCGCGACGAACGCGACAAGGAAAAGCCCTCGGACCACGTGCCGGTGGTCGGTCATTTCCGAGACTAG
- a CDS encoding RNA polymerase sigma factor — MEAPPDFRNVVEAHGAMLQRIAAAYEANPALREELSQEILLAVWRALPAWRGEASTRTFVARIAHNRAVDHVARQAGRPRSAALDEAWPSPAPSPLEDLERSDMQARLVAAVRRLPLPLRQVTIQTLEGFTPAEIAEVLGVNANTVSIRLTRAKAALKIEMETDR, encoded by the coding sequence ATGGAGGCCCCACCGGACTTCCGCAACGTTGTCGAGGCTCATGGCGCGATGCTTCAGCGCATCGCTGCCGCCTATGAGGCGAACCCGGCCCTCCGCGAAGAACTGAGCCAGGAGATTCTGCTGGCGGTTTGGCGGGCGCTACCGGCGTGGCGCGGCGAAGCCTCGACCCGCACCTTCGTCGCGCGCATCGCGCACAATCGGGCGGTGGACCATGTGGCGCGCCAAGCCGGACGGCCGCGCTCGGCCGCGCTGGACGAGGCCTGGCCCAGTCCCGCGCCCTCACCGCTGGAAGATCTTGAGCGCAGCGACATGCAAGCGCGGCTGGTCGCGGCCGTGCGCCGCCTGCCCCTGCCTCTACGCCAAGTGACGATCCAAACGCTGGAAGGCTTCACCCCGGCGGAGATCGCCGAAGTGCTCGGCGTCAACGCCAACACGGTCTCGATCCGGCTGACCCGCGCCAAGGCGGCGCTGAAGATCGAGATGGAGACGGACAGATGA
- a CDS encoding LysE family translocator, producing the protein MSHAAWPVDPGAIAPFLAAVVLIELTPGPNMGYLAGLSAVEGRRAGLVTIAGITVGLLFYMLASVAGMTEILRLNRPLYEGLRWAGVAYILWLAFDAWRGEKPTDWQGQDGRAWVHFRRGLVANLLNPKAALFYVTLLPGFIQTGHASPTVQALILGGFHILVSIVIHGAIVFSAGGLAERLTIFGGDRRARRIFAVALLLTAIWIAFETRRLG; encoded by the coding sequence TTGTCCCATGCCGCCTGGCCCGTCGATCCTGGGGCCATCGCCCCGTTTCTGGCGGCGGTCGTGCTGATCGAGCTGACGCCCGGACCCAACATGGGCTACCTGGCCGGCCTCTCGGCGGTGGAGGGCCGGCGCGCAGGACTGGTGACGATCGCCGGGATCACGGTCGGCCTGCTCTTTTACATGCTGGCTTCGGTGGCGGGAATGACCGAGATCCTTCGGCTGAACCGTCCGCTTTACGAGGGGCTGCGCTGGGCCGGGGTGGCCTACATCCTGTGGCTGGCTTTCGACGCTTGGCGGGGTGAAAAGCCGACCGATTGGCAGGGACAGGACGGTCGGGCCTGGGTGCATTTTCGGCGGGGGCTGGTGGCGAACCTGCTTAACCCCAAGGCCGCGCTCTTCTACGTGACCCTGTTGCCGGGATTCATCCAGACCGGCCACGCGTCGCCGACGGTTCAGGCGCTGATCCTGGGGGGCTTCCACATCCTGGTCAGCATTGTGATCCACGGCGCGATCGTGTTTTCCGCCGGGGGTCTTGCGGAGCGACTGACCATCTTTGGTGGCGATCGTCGCGCCCGCCGGATTTTCGCCGTCGCCCTGTTGCTCACCGCAATCTGGATCGCGTTCGAGACCCGCCGATTGGGCTGA
- a CDS encoding DUF885 domain-containing protein, producing MGIHDKMDRRQFLFGAAASAPLWGAASALAAQPGARDAELRALLDTFWNADLDAAPEMATSRGLDVGPRAVQRSRLNDVSRAGRNAWIAARKDRLTALERIAPEQLSPEARIDHQVATYAYRRAAEGGVKYDFGEGQAGFGYAPYSPYVVSQLTGAYQTIPDFLDSRHPMRTVEDAEAYLSRLQAYAVALDGNTEALAIDVAKGVLAPDFALDAGLAQLRRQRAASPSEASVTRSIASRAAKAGLAGDWAGRAAAIVSAAVHPALDRQIAALEAARAKAKDDAGVWKLPDGDAFYADALAFQTTTRRTPDEVHRLGLDQVAELEAQIDARLRRLGLTDGTVAQRLTALSARADQQYANTDAGRAQLLADLNAQTAAIRARMGTVFKTLPAAPVEIVRVPPEIEDGAPNGYAQAPALDGSRPGRFYINLKDTAEWPKFNLPTLTYHEALPGHVWQGSIALGSQQIPMLRRAGMGFAAYGEGWALYAEQLAAEMGVYEGDPLGEIGYLQSLQFRAVRLVVDTGLHFKRWSRAQATDYMVSQTGMPRARVQREIDRYCVWPGQACSYKIGHVEWVRLREQAQKRAGARFDLKAFHDVLLQGPMPLVVLEQTLATMFPA from the coding sequence CTGGGGATACACGACAAGATGGATAGACGGCAGTTTCTGTTCGGCGCGGCGGCCTCGGCGCCGCTGTGGGGCGCGGCTTCGGCTCTCGCCGCCCAACCCGGCGCGCGCGACGCCGAACTCCGCGCCCTGCTCGACACCTTCTGGAACGCCGACCTCGACGCCGCGCCGGAGATGGCGACCTCGCGCGGCCTGGACGTCGGCCCGCGCGCCGTGCAACGCAGCCGGCTGAACGACGTCTCGCGCGCTGGACGCAACGCCTGGATCGCCGCGCGCAAGGACCGGCTGACAGCGCTGGAGCGGATCGCCCCCGAACAGCTCTCGCCCGAGGCCCGCATCGACCACCAGGTGGCGACCTACGCCTACCGACGCGCCGCCGAGGGCGGCGTGAAGTATGACTTCGGCGAAGGTCAGGCCGGGTTCGGCTATGCGCCCTACTCGCCCTATGTGGTGAGCCAGCTGACCGGCGCTTACCAAACGATCCCGGATTTCCTCGACTCTCGCCATCCTATGCGAACCGTTGAGGACGCAGAGGCCTATCTGTCGCGCCTCCAAGCCTACGCCGTCGCGCTCGATGGGAACACCGAGGCCCTGGCGATCGACGTCGCCAAGGGCGTTCTGGCCCCCGACTTCGCCCTCGACGCGGGCCTCGCCCAACTCCGCCGGCAGCGCGCGGCCAGCCCGTCGGAGGCCAGCGTCACCCGCTCGATCGCGAGCCGCGCGGCCAAGGCCGGCCTCGCGGGCGACTGGGCCGGTCGCGCCGCGGCGATCGTCAGCGCCGCCGTCCATCCCGCACTGGACCGCCAGATCGCGGCGCTGGAAGCCGCCCGCGCCAAGGCCAAGGATGACGCCGGCGTCTGGAAACTGCCCGACGGTGACGCCTTCTACGCCGACGCCCTGGCCTTCCAGACGACCACGCGCCGCACACCTGACGAGGTGCATCGTCTGGGCCTCGATCAGGTCGCCGAACTCGAAGCCCAGATCGACGCGCGCCTGCGGCGGCTGGGCCTGACCGACGGGACCGTGGCTCAGCGACTCACGGCGCTGTCAGCCCGTGCGGACCAGCAGTACGCCAACACCGACGCGGGCCGCGCCCAGCTGCTGGCGGATCTCAACGCCCAGACCGCCGCGATCCGGGCCCGCATGGGCACGGTGTTCAAGACCCTCCCCGCTGCGCCGGTGGAGATCGTCCGCGTGCCGCCGGAGATCGAGGACGGCGCGCCGAACGGCTACGCCCAGGCGCCGGCGCTCGACGGGTCTCGACCCGGCCGCTTCTACATCAACCTCAAGGACACGGCCGAGTGGCCCAAATTCAACTTGCCGACCCTGACCTATCACGAGGCCCTTCCCGGTCACGTCTGGCAGGGGTCGATCGCCCTGGGCTCGCAGCAGATCCCGATGCTGCGCCGCGCCGGCATGGGCTTTGCGGCCTATGGCGAGGGCTGGGCGCTCTACGCCGAACAGCTGGCGGCCGAGATGGGTGTCTATGAGGGCGATCCGCTGGGCGAGATCGGCTACCTACAGTCGCTGCAATTCCGCGCGGTGCGTCTGGTGGTGGATACCGGGCTGCACTTCAAACGCTGGAGCCGCGCCCAGGCCACCGACTACATGGTCAGTCAGACGGGCATGCCCCGCGCGCGCGTCCAGCGCGAGATCGATCGCTACTGCGTGTGGCCGGGCCAGGCGTGCAGCTACAAGATCGGCCACGTCGAATGGGTGCGGCTGCGTGAACAGGCGCAGAAGCGGGCGGGCGCTCGCTTTGATCTGAAGGCCTTCCACGACGTCCTGTTGCAGGGGCCCATGCCGCTGGTCGTCCTGGAGCAGACCCTGGCGACGATGTTCCCGGCCTGA
- a CDS encoding Gfo/Idh/MocA family protein, which produces MTQTLKAGVVGAGVFGGYHAKKYVELDGVALVGVFDIDLARAKALAEPLGAQGYDDMDAFLAAVDVVTVAAPAVHHAAPALAALKAGKPVYSEKPLAVSPDDADKMVAAAAKAGVPLACGHQERVVFQAMGLLDIPEQALRLEAVRRGTPSDRNLDVSVVLDLMIHDIDLALALCDGQPIAVEGEGAITRSTSLDWVKAEATFDNGFTAVFDSSRVAEARERTMKVVYPSGEVEIDFLQRTFRNTTPYPLIENFTETPAGKDPLGLSVAGFLAAVRGQASRPVVTGEEAARALDLALAVEQAVEG; this is translated from the coding sequence ATGACCCAGACTCTGAAAGCGGGCGTTGTCGGCGCCGGTGTGTTCGGCGGCTACCACGCCAAGAAGTACGTCGAATTGGACGGCGTGGCCCTGGTCGGCGTGTTCGACATCGATCTGGCGCGCGCCAAGGCGCTGGCTGAACCACTGGGCGCGCAGGGCTATGACGACATGGACGCGTTCCTCGCGGCGGTCGATGTGGTCACGGTCGCCGCGCCGGCCGTCCACCATGCCGCGCCGGCTCTGGCCGCGCTGAAGGCGGGTAAGCCGGTCTATTCGGAAAAGCCTTTGGCGGTATCGCCCGACGACGCAGACAAGATGGTCGCTGCGGCCGCCAAGGCCGGCGTGCCACTGGCGTGTGGCCACCAAGAGCGGGTTGTGTTCCAGGCCATGGGCCTACTGGATATCCCCGAGCAGGCTCTGCGGCTGGAAGCCGTGCGGCGCGGCACGCCGTCGGATCGCAATCTCGACGTCTCGGTGGTGCTGGACCTGATGATCCACGACATCGACCTGGCCCTGGCGCTTTGCGACGGCCAGCCGATCGCGGTGGAAGGCGAGGGGGCGATCACCCGCTCGACCTCGCTGGACTGGGTCAAGGCCGAGGCGACCTTCGACAACGGCTTCACCGCCGTGTTCGACAGTTCGCGCGTCGCAGAAGCGCGCGAGCGGACCATGAAGGTCGTCTACCCCTCGGGCGAGGTCGAGATCGACTTCCTCCAGCGCACCTTCCGCAACACCACGCCCTATCCGCTGATCGAGAACTTCACCGAGACTCCGGCCGGAAAGGACCCGCTGGGCCTTTCGGTGGCGGGTTTCCTGGCGGCGGTGCGCGGCCAGGCGTCCCGTCCGGTCGTGACCGGCGAGGAGGCCGCGCGGGCGCTGGATCTGGCGCTGGCGGTCGAGCAGGCGGTCGAGGGCTAA
- a CDS encoding NADP-dependent oxidoreductase has protein sequence MTTSREIRLKARPVGMPRDSDFELATVELPAPGDGEIQVKNLWMSVDPYMRGRMYDRPSYVPPFQLGEALQGGAIGEVIASNDPDFKPGDIVSSMFGWREAYNAHPKSLAAAGMGAITKIETHGIPPQAFLGVAGMPGMTAYAGLLRVAALKDGDVVFVSAAAGAVGSIVCQIAKLKGHTVIGSAGGPEKVAFLKSIGVDHVIDYKATPDVVAELAKVAPKGIDVYFENVGGVHLEAAINSARPFARFALCGMISQYNETSKPEGPSNIILAVGKSLRLEGFIVSNHFDLYPQFAKDMSEWIKAGKITWKETVEDGVDRAPNAFLKLFTGENLGKMLVKLG, from the coding sequence ATGACCACCTCGCGCGAGATCCGCCTGAAAGCCCGTCCCGTCGGCATGCCGAGGGATTCCGACTTCGAGCTGGCCACTGTCGAGCTGCCCGCCCCCGGCGATGGCGAAATCCAGGTCAAGAACCTTTGGATGTCGGTCGACCCCTACATGCGCGGCCGCATGTATGACCGTCCCAGCTACGTCCCGCCCTTCCAACTCGGCGAAGCCCTGCAGGGCGGCGCGATCGGCGAGGTGATCGCGTCCAACGATCCGGACTTCAAACCGGGTGACATCGTCAGCTCGATGTTCGGCTGGCGCGAGGCCTACAACGCCCATCCCAAGTCGCTGGCCGCCGCCGGCATGGGCGCGATCACCAAGATCGAGACCCACGGAATCCCGCCCCAGGCGTTTCTGGGCGTGGCCGGCATGCCGGGCATGACCGCCTATGCAGGCCTCCTGCGCGTCGCGGCGCTGAAGGACGGCGATGTGGTGTTCGTGTCGGCCGCCGCCGGCGCGGTGGGCTCGATCGTCTGCCAGATCGCCAAGCTGAAGGGCCACACGGTGATCGGTTCGGCCGGCGGTCCGGAAAAGGTGGCGTTCCTGAAGTCGATCGGCGTCGACCACGTGATCGACTACAAGGCCACCCCCGACGTGGTCGCCGAACTGGCCAAGGTCGCGCCCAAGGGTATCGACGTCTATTTCGAGAACGTCGGCGGCGTGCATCTCGAAGCGGCCATCAACTCGGCCCGTCCGTTCGCCCGTTTCGCGCTGTGCGGCATGATCTCTCAATACAACGAGACCAGTAAGCCGGAAGGCCCGTCGAACATCATCTTGGCGGTCGGCAAGAGCCTGCGGCTGGAGGGCTTCATCGTCTCCAACCACTTCGACCTTTATCCGCAGTTCGCCAAGGACATGTCCGAATGGATCAAGGCGGGGAAGATCACCTGGAAGGAAACGGTCGAGGATGGCGTCGATCGGGCGCCGAACGCGTTCCTGAAGCTCTTCACCGGTGAAAACCTCGGCAAGATGCTGGTCAAGCTGGGCTAA
- a CDS encoding copper-binding protein, whose translation MKFRVFMFALTLLGLAACGNDSPNTRSEDSVAEAVSSTVDLPNYDSQGVVASLEGQILTLDHDGASAAGLKPGRDRFRVYADVVAEAPIAAGSRVAFAFKKTPQGLEIAELRAQP comes from the coding sequence ATGAAATTTCGTGTTTTTATGTTCGCGCTTACGCTTCTGGGTCTCGCCGCCTGCGGGAACGATTCCCCCAACACGCGTTCGGAAGACAGCGTTGCAGAGGCTGTTTCATCCACCGTGGACCTCCCGAACTACGACTCGCAGGGCGTCGTCGCCAGTCTTGAGGGCCAGATTCTCACGCTCGATCACGACGGCGCGAGCGCTGCCGGTCTCAAGCCCGGCCGGGATCGTTTCAGGGTCTATGCAGATGTCGTGGCCGAAGCGCCCATCGCGGCTGGATCACGCGTCGCCTTCGCGTTCAAGAAGACCCCGCAGGGACTGGAAATCGCCGAGCTTCGCGCGCAGCCGTGA
- the mdoH gene encoding glucans biosynthesis glucosyltransferase MdoH, whose amino-acid sequence MSDRSALFDVRSSTSVSLDQVVRRDTVEIPDEAALAMPVQPLSFWQGGARRATALIQDMNLRRWMLGLMTIAMGVAGWKASFDTIALGGVTRLEAVVLTLLAPLFLALSLWFCTALIGFVVLMGRPKDPLGIDSEAPMPKLHTRTAILMPVYNEDAAAVFARLRAMDASIAETGAARNFDIFVISDTRDAQVALAEQACFARFRREANCNVYYRIRKENTGRKAGNVADWVSRWGSAYEHMLVLDADSLMTGEAMVRLADAMERHPGAGLIQTMPMIINGQTIFARTLQFATRLYGRVAWTGLAWWSGSESSFWGHNAIVRTRAFAETCGLPHLPGPKPFGGEVMSHDALESALLRRGGWSVHLAPYLDGSYEESPSNLLDFATRDRRWCRGNIQHVPLIALPGLHWMSRMHLVIGVLSYALSPLWFFCLSAGLISRALMPELKKAAFTMADLKAAAHALIDWREIQATAWAMIITFVLLFGPKILGAILVLARKGEVKGFGGKRRMAAGLGVEMLLSALVAPMLMFTQTRAIVEILAGKVGGWAAQRRDADKVDFKEAWAAMGWISLSGLILAASFWFTPDLLTATAPILAGLVLAVPLTMLGAHKAAGLKLKANGLFMTPEERRPPAIVRAAVGAACEPPIRWFARNGRPIGPTTKIRDAA is encoded by the coding sequence ATGAGCGATCGCTCCGCCCTCTTCGACGTACGCTCCTCCACGAGCGTGAGCCTCGATCAGGTCGTTCGCCGTGACACGGTCGAGATTCCGGATGAGGCGGCTCTGGCCATGCCGGTGCAGCCGCTCAGCTTCTGGCAGGGCGGCGCGCGACGCGCCACCGCGCTGATCCAGGACATGAACCTGCGCCGCTGGATGCTGGGCCTGATGACCATCGCCATGGGCGTCGCGGGCTGGAAGGCCTCGTTCGACACCATCGCGCTCGGCGGAGTCACCCGCCTTGAAGCCGTGGTTCTGACGCTGCTGGCGCCGCTGTTCCTGGCCCTGTCGCTGTGGTTCTGCACGGCGCTCATCGGTTTCGTGGTCCTTATGGGCCGGCCGAAGGACCCGCTCGGCATCGACAGTGAAGCGCCGATGCCCAAGCTGCACACGCGCACCGCCATCCTGATGCCGGTCTACAACGAGGACGCTGCGGCGGTGTTCGCCCGTCTGCGCGCCATGGACGCCTCGATCGCTGAGACAGGCGCGGCCCGCAACTTCGACATCTTCGTCATCAGCGACACGCGCGACGCCCAGGTCGCCCTAGCCGAGCAGGCCTGCTTTGCGCGGTTCCGCCGCGAGGCGAACTGCAACGTCTATTACCGCATCCGCAAGGAAAACACGGGCCGCAAGGCCGGCAATGTCGCCGACTGGGTCAGCCGCTGGGGCAGCGCCTACGAGCACATGCTGGTGCTGGACGCCGACAGCCTGATGACCGGCGAGGCCATGGTGCGCCTGGCCGACGCCATGGAGCGTCACCCGGGGGCGGGTCTTATCCAGACCATGCCGATGATCATCAACGGCCAGACGATCTTCGCCCGCACCCTGCAGTTCGCCACGCGCCTGTACGGCCGCGTCGCCTGGACGGGTCTGGCCTGGTGGTCGGGTTCGGAAAGCTCGTTCTGGGGCCACAACGCGATCGTGCGCACCCGCGCCTTCGCCGAGACCTGCGGCCTGCCGCATCTGCCGGGTCCCAAGCCCTTCGGCGGCGAGGTGATGAGCCACGACGCCCTGGAAAGCGCCCTGCTCCGCCGCGGCGGCTGGAGCGTGCACCTGGCCCCCTATCTCGACGGCTCCTACGAAGAGAGCCCCTCCAACCTGCTCGACTTCGCCACCCGTGACCGTCGCTGGTGCCGGGGCAATATCCAGCACGTGCCGTTGATCGCTCTGCCCGGCCTGCACTGGATGAGCCGCATGCACCTGGTGATCGGCGTGCTGAGCTACGCCCTGTCGCCGCTGTGGTTCTTCTGTCTGTCGGCCGGCCTGATCTCGCGCGCCCTGATGCCGGAGCTCAAAAAGGCCGCCTTCACCATGGCCGACCTGAAGGCCGCCGCCCACGCCCTGATCGACTGGCGCGAGATCCAGGCGACCGCCTGGGCGATGATCATCACCTTCGTGCTGCTGTTCGGGCCCAAGATCCTCGGCGCCATCCTCGTGCTGGCCCGCAAGGGCGAGGTAAAGGGCTTTGGCGGCAAGCGCCGCATGGCCGCCGGCCTGGGCGTCGAAATGCTGCTGTCGGCTCTGGTCGCGCCGATGCTGATGTTCACCCAGACCCGCGCCATCGTGGAAATCCTGGCCGGCAAGGTCGGCGGCTGGGCGGCGCAACGCCGCGACGCCGACAAGGTCGACTTCAAGGAAGCCTGGGCCGCCATGGGCTGGATCAGCCTGTCGGGCCTGATCCTGGCCGCCTCGTTCTGGTTCACGCCGGACCTGTTGACCGCCACCGCGCCGATCCTGGCCGGCCTGGTCCTGGCCGTGCCCCTGACCATGCTGGGCGCGCACAAGGCGGCCGGCCTGAAGTTGAAGGCCAACGGCCTGTTCATGACGCCGGAAGAGCGCCGCCCGCCGGCCATCGTCCGCGCCGCCGTGGGCGCGGCCTGCGAGCCGCCGATCCGCTGGTTCGCCCGGAACGGTCGCCCGATCGGCCCGACGACCAAGATCCGCGACGCGGCCTAA
- a CDS encoding cobalamin biosynthesis protein CbiG: MSRLFSAYVIVDWSAAAKPTTGADSIWIGVLKRDVRFRLSFESYNPATRGEAETKLASILDDLKKRGERALVGFDFPLGFPRGLAQALALPGETPWRAVWDQLGKMVKDKADNTNNRFGVGSEINRRLTGGPFPFWGCPPKDALTTLQPKRVREHGPDDLPEFRYADQAAKGAHSIWKLYYNGSVGGQAIMGIPAVRRLKDARGDAVRVWPFETGFKVLTDADLEGVEVVVAEVYPSLLKPTPAPGEVKDLAQVRSLAEHFAKLDEAGKLGALFDAPKGLAEDALVAAATEEGWILGA, encoded by the coding sequence GTGTCGCGTCTGTTCAGCGCCTATGTGATCGTCGATTGGAGCGCGGCAGCCAAGCCGACCACGGGCGCGGACTCCATCTGGATCGGCGTGCTCAAGCGCGATGTCCGTTTCCGGCTGAGCTTCGAGAGCTATAATCCAGCGACGCGCGGCGAGGCCGAGACGAAGCTGGCCTCGATCCTGGACGACCTGAAAAAGCGTGGCGAGCGCGCCCTGGTGGGTTTCGACTTCCCGCTCGGTTTCCCGCGCGGCCTGGCGCAAGCCCTGGCCCTGCCGGGCGAAACGCCCTGGCGCGCGGTCTGGGACCAGCTGGGCAAGATGGTCAAGGACAAGGCCGACAACACCAACAACCGCTTTGGCGTCGGCTCTGAGATCAATCGCCGCCTGACGGGCGGCCCGTTCCCCTTCTGGGGTTGCCCGCCCAAGGACGCCCTGACGACCCTGCAACCCAAGCGGGTGCGCGAGCATGGGCCGGACGACCTGCCCGAGTTCCGCTATGCGGATCAGGCCGCAAAGGGCGCGCACTCGATCTGGAAGCTCTACTACAACGGCTCGGTCGGCGGTCAGGCGATCATGGGCATTCCGGCCGTGCGCCGCCTGAAGGACGCCCGCGGCGACGCTGTTCGGGTCTGGCCGTTCGAGACGGGCTTCAAGGTCCTGACGGACGCCGATCTGGAGGGCGTCGAGGTGGTGGTGGCTGAGGTCTATCCCTCGCTGCTCAAGCCCACGCCGGCGCCGGGCGAGGTCAAGGACCTGGCCCAGGTCCGCAGCCTGGCCGAACACTTCGCCAAGCTCGACGAAGCCGGCAAGCTAGGCGCCCTGTTCGACGCACCCAAGGGCCTAGCCGAAGACGCCCTCGTGGCGGCGGCGACCGAGGAAGGCTGGATCCTGGGAGCCTAG